The following proteins come from a genomic window of Nicotiana tomentosiformis chromosome 12, ASM39032v3, whole genome shotgun sequence:
- the LOC104090494 gene encoding uncharacterized protein, translating to MVDIVEASADEASPLLSNSNPNPTNRTRSVRTKVPEVEVHLYRRGKGPIDVFKSCLGGWDQDQLDVREILDKYGFKSVYAFKPESGRGVPIRFNPRNGRSILTYLDGSKIYVDGEPKDALIKPITRILVGVAVVTILIVLLVIRDPPEWAKKLNLSDGRIPPWLLACAFVAFTRMRKRTRDFLENRRK from the exons ATGGTGGATATCGTAGAAGCTTCCGCCGACGAGGCATCTCCGCTATTATCAAATTCAAACCCGAACCCGACAAACAGGACTAGGTCCGTACGGACCAAAGTCCCAGAGGTGGAGGTCCACCTATACCGACGTGGCAAGGGCCCTATCGATGTATTCAAGTCATGCCTAGGTGGGTGGGACCAGGACCAGCTCGATGTTAGAGAGATTCTCGACAAATATGGGTTCAAATCGGTTTATGCATTCAAGCCTGAGTCGGGTCGGGGCGTGCCGATCCGATTTAACCCCCGTAATGGCCGATCAATTCTCACTTATCTAGATGGATCCAAAATTTACGTTGATGGAGAGCCTAAG GACGCGTTGATCAAACCTATTACCAGGATATTGGTCGGGGTTGCAGTGGTAACCATACTTATAGTACTGCTGGTGATAAGAGATCCTCCAGAGTGGGCAAAAAAGTTGAATCTCTCTGATGGTCGAATCCCTCCATGGCTTCTGGCTTGTGCTTTTGTTGCCTTCACACGCATGAGGAAGAGAACTAGGGATTTCTTGGAAAATCGACGAAAATAA